One bacterium DNA window includes the following coding sequences:
- a CDS encoding porin family protein, with amino-acid sequence MTTNKTLGIAVFLITVSTTASFPAEIPHRWYAGGSYGASSLHHGVEDLSDGSIRDATVDNSDTGWKLFGGRRLGRHLSIELGYVDLNNDVDGETTLFVSSDGSGTRLSEGPVSIDLDEPHAAVAAIVGTLPLTRRAIFLAKAGATAWKADLTTINQFGNSTRSESGTDATLGIGLQYRAANRTEIRVEWERYFDVAGDDIDLASLGVLVGLGG; translated from the coding sequence CCACCGCCTCGTTCCCAGCCGAAATTCCGCACCGGTGGTACGCCGGCGGCAGCTACGGGGCCTCCTCCCTCCACCACGGCGTCGAAGACCTTTCCGACGGCTCGATCCGCGACGCCACCGTCGACAATTCAGACACCGGCTGGAAGCTCTTCGGCGGTCGCCGACTGGGTCGACACCTCTCGATCGAGCTCGGCTACGTCGACCTCAACAACGATGTCGACGGTGAAACGACCCTCTTCGTGTCCTCGGACGGTTCGGGCACCCGACTTAGCGAAGGACCGGTGAGCATCGATCTGGACGAGCCGCACGCGGCCGTGGCTGCAATCGTCGGCACCCTGCCGCTGACAAGGCGCGCCATCTTCTTGGCCAAGGCCGGCGCAACTGCATGGAAAGCGGATCTGACCACGATCAACCAGTTCGGAAACTCAACCCGCTCGGAGTCCGGCACCGATGCCACCTTGGGGATCGGCCTCCAATACCGCGCAGCGAACCGCACCGAGATTCGAGTCGAGTGGGAGAGATATTTCGATGTCGCCGGCGATGACATCGACCTTGCTTCGCTCGGAGTGCTGGTCGGCCTTGGAGGTTGA